Proteins co-encoded in one Dyella japonica A8 genomic window:
- a CDS encoding MAPEG family protein has product MLQHLPAVVVVLTVLLQFGTMWAVGHARGKYGIKAPAISGHPDFERAWRVQMNTLESTVLFLPSLWLAVQYGQSLWGGVAGLVWVAGRVWYAVSYLGDAAKRGPGYMVSMAGWAATLLLGVVGLVRVILAA; this is encoded by the coding sequence ATGCTCCAGCACCTGCCCGCCGTCGTTGTCGTGCTTACCGTCCTGTTGCAGTTCGGCACCATGTGGGCCGTCGGCCATGCCCGTGGCAAGTACGGCATCAAGGCGCCCGCGATCAGCGGCCACCCCGATTTCGAGCGTGCCTGGCGCGTGCAGATGAACACCCTGGAATCGACGGTGCTGTTCCTGCCGTCGCTCTGGCTGGCCGTGCAGTACGGCCAGTCGCTGTGGGGTGGCGTGGCGGGCCTGGTGTGGGTGGCCGGCCGCGTGTGGTACGCGGTGAGCTATCTGGGGGATGCCGCCAAGCGTGGCCCCGGTTACATGGTGTCCATGGCCGGTTGGGCGGCGACGTTGCTGCTGGGCGTGGTGGGGCTGGTGCGGGTGATCCTGGCCGCCTGA
- a CDS encoding anti-sigma factor family protein → MMCDDAGLLMHAYLDDELDAAGSAAMARHLGECAACKARYETYVIMQKALSEPSLYRRAPDALRARWTAPPARTTATPLPVRRRGPMVFAAAAGFAAAMLLSMPAWLHWLPSRGAGDEVVAEAISSHVRSLQGTHLMDVVSTDQHTVKPWFEGKLDFSPRVKDLAGEGFPLVGGRLDALEGHSVAALVYKRRLHVINLFQWPSEGGTAAQATAREHGYTVIRWSGDGMRYVAISDVNEGDLRQFVLAFQNEANPVMAR, encoded by the coding sequence ATGATGTGCGATGACGCCGGGCTGCTCATGCATGCCTATCTCGACGACGAACTGGATGCCGCCGGCAGCGCTGCCATGGCTCGCCATCTTGGCGAGTGCGCGGCGTGCAAGGCGCGCTACGAGACTTACGTGATCATGCAGAAAGCCCTGTCGGAACCCTCGCTCTATCGCCGCGCCCCCGATGCACTGCGGGCGCGCTGGACCGCGCCACCGGCCCGCACCACGGCCACGCCGTTGCCGGTACGCCGCCGCGGCCCGATGGTCTTTGCCGCGGCCGCCGGCTTCGCCGCGGCCATGCTGCTTTCGATGCCGGCGTGGCTGCACTGGCTGCCCTCGCGTGGCGCGGGCGACGAGGTCGTCGCCGAGGCGATCTCCAGCCACGTGCGTTCGCTGCAGGGCACACACCTGATGGACGTGGTGTCCACCGACCAGCACACGGTGAAGCCCTGGTTTGAAGGCAAGCTCGATTTTTCACCCCGCGTGAAGGATCTTGCCGGTGAAGGTTTCCCGCTGGTCGGCGGTCGCCTGGATGCACTGGAAGGCCATAGCGTGGCGGCGCTGGTCTACAAGCGCCGCCTGCACGTGATCAACCTGTTCCAATGGCCGTCCGAAGGCGGCACGGCGGCCCAGGCGACCGCGCGGGAACACGGCTATACGGTGATCCGCTGGAGCGGCGATGGCATGCGCTACGTGGCCATCTCGGACGTCAACGAGGGTGATCTCAGGCAATTCGTGCTGGCCTTCCAGAACGAGGCCAACCCGGTCATGGCGCGCTGA
- a CDS encoding YkgJ family cysteine cluster protein, whose translation MLHPCLSCGACCAYFRVAFHWSEADASLGGVVPPELTETLDPHRLVMRGTQASRPRCTALQGVVGEAAHCGIYERRPSVCREVEPSWEFGRPSAQCDKARLGHGLAVLTPDDWVVAATAA comes from the coding sequence ATGTTGCATCCCTGTCTGAGCTGCGGTGCCTGTTGCGCCTATTTCCGCGTGGCCTTCCACTGGTCGGAGGCGGATGCGTCGCTGGGTGGCGTCGTTCCGCCGGAACTTACCGAAACACTCGACCCGCATCGCCTGGTCATGCGGGGAACGCAGGCCTCCCGCCCGCGCTGCACCGCCTTGCAGGGCGTGGTGGGTGAAGCCGCGCACTGCGGCATCTACGAGCGTCGCCCGTCGGTGTGCCGCGAGGTCGAGCCATCATGGGAGTTCGGCCGTCCCAGCGCGCAATGCGACAAGGCGCGGCTGGGGCATGGCTTGGCGGTACTGACGCCGGACGACTGGGTGGTGGCCGCCACGGCCGCCTGA
- the ypfJ gene encoding KPN_02809 family neutral zinc metallopeptidase produces the protein MDWQKGERSENVEVDSGDGDGGGPRFGGGRGLGLGGIVILAILGLVFFKDPTALLNQGNTGGQQVSAPRGQPAQVDPQTKDFVSAILGSTEKTWGDIFAAHGRQYVDPRLDLFSGGVNTACGAASTAVGPFYCPGDQKVYLDVAFFQELENRFHAAGDFARAYVIAHEVGHHVQNLLGIFDQVEQARRRGAPMEGADGLSVRQELQADCFAGVWANHSQQRLHWLQPGDIESALNAASKIGDDALQQQAQGRVVPDSFTHGTSAQRVKWFKAGFESGEMSSCNTFAGQP, from the coding sequence ATGGATTGGCAGAAGGGCGAGCGCAGCGAGAACGTCGAAGTCGACAGTGGCGATGGCGATGGTGGCGGCCCCCGTTTCGGTGGCGGGCGGGGCCTGGGGCTGGGCGGCATTGTCATCCTCGCCATTCTGGGCCTGGTGTTCTTCAAGGACCCCACCGCGCTGTTGAACCAGGGGAATACCGGCGGCCAGCAAGTGTCGGCGCCGCGTGGCCAACCGGCACAGGTTGACCCGCAAACCAAGGACTTCGTCAGTGCGATCCTCGGCTCCACCGAGAAGACCTGGGGCGACATTTTCGCGGCCCACGGCCGGCAGTACGTGGATCCCAGGCTGGACCTGTTCAGTGGTGGCGTGAACACTGCCTGCGGAGCCGCTTCGACGGCCGTGGGGCCGTTCTACTGTCCTGGCGACCAGAAGGTGTACCTGGACGTGGCGTTCTTCCAGGAACTGGAAAACCGCTTCCATGCCGCCGGCGACTTCGCCCGTGCCTATGTGATCGCCCACGAGGTCGGCCACCACGTGCAGAACCTGCTGGGCATCTTCGACCAGGTGGAACAGGCACGGCGGCGCGGTGCGCCGATGGAGGGCGCCGATGGCCTGTCCGTGCGCCAGGAATTGCAGGCGGACTGTTTCGCCGGCGTCTGGGCCAACCACAGCCAGCAGCGCCTGCACTGGCTGCAACCGGGCGATATCGAATCGGCACTCAATGCCGCCAGCAAGATCGGCGACGACGCGCTCCAGCAGCAGGCGCAGGGTCGGGTGGTGCCAGACTCGTTCACCCACGGCACGTCGGCGCAGCGGGTGAAGTGGTTCAAGGCCGGTTTCGAAAGCGGTGAGATGTCGAGCTGCAACACGTTCGCAGGCCAGCCGTAA